One Cuculus canorus isolate bCucCan1 chromosome 2, bCucCan1.pri, whole genome shotgun sequence genomic region harbors:
- the FASTKD3 gene encoding FAST kinase domain-containing protein 3, mitochondrial — MALISRKSFQFYSSSTPASRSILMTLSKTLSYISGQRKPQNCSPIAMRILYFKDKSQYVFCRKKHVQLRIQSLPVNESGHLCGDTGSSPKSENEWMDEQLFFKKLNSFYTSEEIFDFLSSLEVMSDTIASGALQRISEVEVDDNGLKNPEGVLENKVFRALCFQFETESSKLSNTGLLSALQALIKLRIDPQSTLMANLLSEAEERLGKGQFTVKNLCALGESLLELEGPSCVMLEQIVNRLQEKDIEKWSPSEIVMVYKMLQVIVREGEQYQDLLNRLNSVTLTIVSQLSPKFTSVILNSLVVLHQTQAIPLVTALCKHSVKHVPCFTGVELVNILEAFLYFGHREQIFTEALETHVPKSIFTMHPETVSKVMQYCCQKMILSKPIFDAAAADFISNADRFTTDQIAEYIIPFGTLNYLPPSAASLFRKLENVLHTHFNHFHPRTLLNLLHSCVLIQRYPVNFLPKIFSPYFLQRLQAQPPGLDSIVTSQLTQLFLTVTLECPFYEGPKLLPKYQVKAFLTPRSSLDFYLLKRVKTGLLYLLKKRIYFASEVSTPYFYAVDIEIKLDEEGFVLPAAQCEEVHRRIALCVDGRNRFCINSHNLLGEEAIKQRHLCLLGYEVVQIPFFEVESLQNCRKIAEYLHKKIFPHTYRLDC; from the exons ATGGCTTTGATTAGCCGAAAAAGTTTCCAGTTTTATTCATCCAGCACGCCAGCAAGCAGGTCGATTTTGATGACTCTCAGCAAAACACTGAGCTATATCAGTGGGCAGCGAAAGCCCCAAAACTGTAGCCCCATAGCCATGAGGATCCTGTATTTCAAAGATAAATCTCAGTATGTGTTTTGTAGGAAAAAACATGTGCAACTGCGGATACAGTCTCTTCCTGTTAATGAATCTGGGCATCTTTGTGGAGATACTGGGAGCAGTCCTAAATCTGAGAATGAGTGGATGGATGAACAACTGTTTTTCAAGAAGTTGAACAGCTTTTATACGTCAGAAGAGATCTTTGACTTTCTTAGCTCTCTGGAAGTTATGTCTGATACTATTGCGTcaggagccctgcagaggatTTCTGAAGTTGAGGTGGATGACAATGGTCTGAAAAACCCTGAAGGAGTGTTAGAGAATAAAGTTTTCAGGGCATTATGCTTTCAGTTTGAAACTGAATCCTCAAAACTGTCAAACACTGGGCTGCTGAGTGCATTGCAAGCTTTGATAAAACTACGTATAGATCCCCAGAGTACGCTGATGGCAAATTTGCTGTCAGAGGCTGAGGAACGACTTGGTAAAGGACAGTTTACTGTTAAAAATCTTTGTGCTCTTGGGGAGAGTTTGCTTGAGTTGGAAGGCCCAAGTTGTGTGATGCTGGAACAAATTGTGAACCGCCTGCAAGAAAAAGACATTGAGAAGTGGAGTCCTAGTGAAATAGTGATGGTTTATAAGATGCTGCAGGTGATTGTAAGGGAAGGAGAACAATACCAAGACTTGCTAAATAGATTGAACAGTGTCACTTTAACCATAGTTTCTCAGCTAAGCCCAAAGTTCACAAGTGTAATACTTAATTCACTCGTTGTTCTTCATCAGACCCAGGCAATTCCTTTAGTCACAGCACTGTGTAAACACTCTGTGAAGCATGTTCCCTGTTTCACAGGTGTTGAACTGGTAAATATACTGGAAGCCTTCCTATACTTTGGACATCGTGAACAAATTTTTACAGAGGCACTGGAAACACATGTTCCCAAGTCCATCTTTACCATGCATCCTGAAACAGTCAGCAAAGTCATGCAATATTGCTGCCAAAAGATGATCCTTTCCAAGCCCATCTTtgatgcagctgcagcagatttCATTTCCAATGCGGACAGATTTACCACTGACCAGATTGCTGAGTATATTATACCATTTGGCACTCTTAACTACCTCCCACCAAGTGCTGCTTCCTTGTTTAGGAAGCTCGAAAATGTACTGCATACTCACTTCAATCACTTTCATCCTCGTACCTTGCTGAACTTGCTGCACTCCTGTGTCCTTATTCAACGCTATCCAGTAaattttctgccaaaaataTTTAGTCCCTATTTTCTGCAACGGCTTCAAG CTCAGCCACCTGGTTTGGACAGTATTGTTACGTCCCAGCTAACCCAGCTTTTTCTGACTGTCACCCTGGAGTGCCCATTCTATGAG GGTCCCAAACTCCTTCCGAAGTATCAAGTAAAGGCCTTTCTCACACCTCGCAGTTCTCTGGATTTTTACCTCCTCAAAAGGGTGAAGACTGGGTTactttatttactgaaaaaaagaatttattttgcatcagaAGTATCAACCCCATATTTCTATGCAGTTG ACATTGAGATTAAATTAGATGAAGAAGGTTTTGTATTGCCTGCTGCCCAGTGTGAAGAAGTACACAGAcg AATTGCCCTCTGTGTTGATGGTCGAAATAGATTTTGCATTAATAGTCATAATCTGCTGGGAGAAGAAGCTATTAAACAGAGACATCTTTGCTTACTTGGCTATGAAGTTGTGCAG aTTCCATTTTTTGAGGTAGAGAGTCTAcaaaattgcagaaaaatagCAGAATATCTACACAAAAAGATCTTCCCTCATACGTACAGACTTGACTGCTGA